CTGTGCTTGAAATAGTCTGGATGAGATCCTGAAGGATCAGTGGCGTATCAGAATCAGACAATAACAGGGACAGTGACACCAAAATAAACAATTTTCCCATATTTTATTAGAATATTTTGTACAGTAAGTaatttaaacaataattaaaaagataataataatataataataataataataataataataataataataataataataatattcacaagGTATCAGTGGCGTATCAAGCTGCAACCACAACAAAGCAACACAACACGAGACCAATGAAGTAACAGCATTACACGCAGAGCAGTGATGCCAACACAACACATTGCCGCTGGTTACTGTGGTATAATGATATTGCTGTCGTGTTGGCACCACTGCGCCTGCTCAGCCCTGCAGCATGGCCGCCACTTTTGTGTGCCAGTTCAGACGCGCCAGGTCCAGGGCCGTCCGTCCGTAACTATCCCTCGCCCCCCGCTCAGCGCCATGCTGCAACAGCAGCTGCACCACTGGGGCGTGGCCACGACATGCTGCACGGTGCAGTGCAGTCCGCTGGTCTGCAGCAACAGGCTCGTTGGGCCGCGCCCCAGCTGCCAGCAGCAGCTCACATACTGCAGGGTGCCCATTGAGTGCAGCCACATGCAGAGCAGTGCAGCCAGATGATCGTGCCTTCACATCCGGCCGCGCCCCGGCAGTCAGCAGAGCCCCGCACGCAACCTGGCGGCCTTGCTGTGCAGCCAGCCACAAGGGCGTGCGGCCATCATGATCCACGGCGTTCACCGGGCTGCCTGCATCCAGGAGCAGCTGCACCCTGTGTGTGTCCCCCTGGTGCGCtgcccggtgtagctcagtccaGCCTTGGCTGTCCTTCTGCTCCAGGCTGGGCCCGACCTCAGCCGCAGCTCTGTGCTTCTGCAGCACACAAAACAATCTGGTCAGAGGAAGCTCAGTCAGCTAGGTGACAGTTCACTAGGCTGAGTGAAGCTGatggcagtagtagtgacagtagccataactacaataatgtcagtagtagtgacaacagccatgactacagtaatatcagtagtaccctattagtaatagttgtagtagtggcaGTTCTAATCTGAAAACTCAAATTAAGTTTGCTCCCCAACTGCAGCTGGTCGCAATCTCTGTTGTAACAGTTTGTATCAGTCATTGCTCAGtaactgtaaccatggcaacagctcACACTTACTGCTGTCTTCTGGCGCTCCGCTTGCAGCTCGTCCGCCATTGTCTTCAGTTCCTCTCTCTTCACTTTCAGTTCTTCTCGGACAACTTGCAGTGCTTCTTCGTTACTCTGTAATTACGAGTAAAAGCAAATCTGGTTGAGAAGAACCTCAGATGCCAATAACTTCACTAGAAacatgactatgatgatgatgacgatgattttataatactaataataataatattattagaactATTATTGTTTTTCTCATTATTAAAATGTGCAAAGACTGAATGGAGGTCGTAAAAGGTTagaggtaaaagagaagatggaaacgatacgataaaagaacttaaatgggaaactttggagaacagacgtaggaaaagtgGAATATCGtcactgtatagagcacatctagctcagaaagcatgggtagacataacggctcggttagaaaagccaacgtactatggtaggaacgatcatgatttt
This sequence is a window from Periplaneta americana isolate PAMFEO1 chromosome 2, P.americana_PAMFEO1_priV1, whole genome shotgun sequence. Protein-coding genes within it:
- the LOC138713639 gene encoding ankyrin repeat and SAM domain-containing protein 3-like isoform X1; this translates as MAKPNPLPDLKQRVKTLEGQVRVLLPLIEEVRVLKERLDSRSLHGLGARKEEEKVGSSNNIEELKEKLKLRERELRETQAELEKLKEESEREKVELMQKYEGEQQLRLQQEESYQEQLGKLRQKLKAERKMRRQLEESNEEALQVVREELKVKREELKTMADELQAERQKTAKHRAAAEVGPSLEQKDSQGWTELHRAAHQGDTHRVQLLLDAGSPVNAVDHDGRTPLWLAAQQGRQVACGALLTAGARPDVKARSSGCTALHVAALNGHPAVCELLLAAGARPNEPVAADQRTALHRAACRGHAPVVQLLLQHGAERGARDSYGRTALDLARLNWHTKVAAMLQG
- the LOC138713639 gene encoding 26S proteasome non-ATPase regulatory subunit 10-like isoform X2, whose protein sequence is MAKPNPLPDLKQRVKTLEGQVRVLLPLIEEVRVLKERLDSRSLHGLGARKEEEKVGSSNNIEELKEKLKLRERELRETQAELEKLKEESERSYQEQLGKLRQKLKAERKMRRQLEESNEEALQVVREELKVKREELKTMADELQAERQKTAKHRAAAEVGPSLEQKDSQGWTELHRAAHQGDTHRVQLLLDAGSPVNAVDHDGRTPLWLAAQQGRQVACGALLTAGARPDVKARSSGCTALHVAALNGHPAVCELLLAAGARPNEPVAADQRTALHRAACRGHAPVVQLLLQHGAERGARDSYGRTALDLARLNWHTKVAAMLQG